From the genome of Salvelinus alpinus chromosome 19, SLU_Salpinus.1, whole genome shotgun sequence, one region includes:
- the LOC139545633 gene encoding uncharacterized protein, which yields MSRDSPFKRNEQQHGVNGKQAHFQSHTQSVPESQVAPDLIKYLLRREMVSSGLLKFDDRPENYWAWKASFLNATRDLNLSAREELDLITKWLGAESSEQANRIRSVHIFNATAGLNMVWQRLEECYGAPEVIENALLKKIDDFPKLANKDNHKLRELGDILLELECAKVEGYLPGLAYLDTSRGVNPIVEKLPFSLQEKWIAQGSKYKEDYRVAFPPFSFFSRFIRNQAKTRNDPSFTLYTSTNQVSMKSEKPARYSSKTPVTVYKTEVSSEPSDHQTKPSKTKIENPDHHCPIHNKPHPLKKCRGFRYKTLDERKSYLKENGICFRCCGSTQHRAKDCKVSIKCSECDSDRHLAALHPGPAPSNTDTATAEKEHGGEQGDDALLSVTSKCTEICGEAVNPRSCSKICLVKAYPAGEREKAVKMYVVLDEQSNKSLAKTEFFNLFNINDNSAPYTMKTCSGVTETSGRRAVNFMVESIDGHMQLSLPTLIDCDMMPDDRTEIPSPDIAYHHPHLQPVMDKIPAVDPDAPILLLLGRDILRVHKVREQINGPHDTPYAQRLDLGWVIVGEVCLGTAHRPANVNVFRTNILQNGRTSYLSPCPDIIQVKENYNSVAQKHISPSTMHSGDPSTTVNTDNLGCSVFDKTQDDDKPAPSVEDKAFLDIMDKQVFQDDGNNWVAPLPFRPTRRRLPNNREQAINRLTSLRRTLDKKPDMKRHFIDFMQKMLDNDQAEPSPPLEGDKECWYLPIFGVYHPQKPEQIRVVFDSSAKCQGVSLNDVLLSGPDLNNTLLGVLMRFRKDCIALTADVQQMFYCFGVREDHRDYLRFLWYEDNNPDRNITEYRMKVHVFGNSPSPAVAIYCMRRAALQGEKEHGSEPKQYVVRNFYVDDGLTSVATTEEAINILRKTQAMLAESNMKLHKIASNSKTVMEAFPMEDRAKDLKDLDLGVDPLPFQRSLGLSWNLETDSFSFQVSHNEKPFTRRGILSTVNSLYDPLGFVAPIINARPLVSVSTDPDMPAILTPSMLLTQKTSATSAPSGYFSMNDLHGKQWKQVQCLADTFWKRWRQEYLTTLQRRRKWTAEKPNVKVGDVVLLKDSQAHRNDWPVGLVVKTFPSTDKKVRKVELKIVKQGAAKVFLRPISEIVVLLSEAS from the coding sequence ATGAGCAGAGACTCTCCGTTCAAAAGAAATGAACAGCAGCATGGTGTAAATGGAAAACAAGCCCacttccagtcacacacacaaagcgtCCCTGAGTCACAAGTGGCACCAGACCTCATCAAGTACCTCCTACGCCGTGAGATGGTGAGTTCCGGACTCCTGAAGTTTGATGATCGCCCTGAAAATTATTGGGCATGGAAAGCATCCTTTCTCAATGCGACTAGAGACTTGAATTTATCAGCCAGGGAAGAGTTAGATCTAATTACCAAGTGGCTAGGGGCAGAGTCGTCTGAGCAAGCAAACAGAATTAGATCTGTCCATATTTTCAACGCAACAGCAGGGCTTAACATGGTCTGGCAACGACTAGAAGAGTGCTATGGTGCACCTGAAGTGATCGAGAATGCACTGTTGAAGAAAATTGATGATTTTCCAAAACTGGCTAACAAAGACAATCACAAACTAAGAGAACTAGGTGACATTCTTCTCGAACTGGAGTGTGCTAAAGTAGAAGGGTACCTTCCAGGCCTCGCTTATCTGGACACATCTCGGGGGGTAAACCCTATTGTAGAGAAACTTCCATTCAGTTTACAAGAAAAATGGATTGCACAGGGATCCAAATACAAGGAGGACTATCGGGTAGCATTCCCACCATTCTCGTTCTTCTCGAGATTCATCAGGAACCAGGCGAAAACTAGAAACGACCCCAGTTTCACCCTCTACACCTCAACTAACCAGGTGTCTATGAAAAGTGAGAAACCTGCCAGGTACAGCAGCAAGACACCTGTGACTGTATACAAAACCGAAGTGTCATCCGAGCCCTCAGACCACCAAACCAAACCCAGTAAGACAAAGATTGAAAACCCTGACCATCACTGCCCGATACATAACAAACCTCATCCTCTTAAAAAGTGTCGTGGGTTtagatacaaaactctagatgagCGCAAATCATATCTCAAAGAGAATGGAATTTGTTTCCGATGTTGTGGGTCAACTCAGCACAGAGCTAAAGACTGTAAGGTGTCAATCAAGTGCTCTGAGTGCGACAGCGACAGACATCTTGCTGCTCTGCATCCAGGCCCAGCCCCTTCAAATACAGACACTGCTACAGCAGAGAAAGAGCATGGCGGGGAGCAAGGTGACGATGCTCTTCTATCTGTCACCTCAAAGTGTACGGAGATCTGTGGTGAGGCAGTTAATCCAAGATCATGTTCAAAAATATGCCTAGTTAAAGCTTATCCGgctggggaaagagagaaagctgTCAAAATGTATGTAGTGCTTGATGAACAGAGTAACAAATCTCTGGCCAAGACAGAGTTTTTCAATCTCTTCAACATCAATGACAACTCTGCTCCATACACCATGAAGACCTGTTCTGGGGTAACAGAGACTTCAGGCAGGAGAGCCGTCAACTTCATGGTGGAGTCTATAGACGGACACATGCAGCTATCTCTCCCTACTCTGATAGATTGTGATATGATGCCAGACGATAGGACGGAGATTCCCTCCCCCGACATTGCGTATCATCATCCCCATCTGCAACCAGTTATGGACAAAATTCCAGCTGTGGACCCAGACGCTCCCATCCTCCTGCTCTTAGGACGAGACATCTTAAGGGTACACAAGGTACGAGAGCAAATCAATGGGCCCCACGACACTCCTTATGCACAGCGACTCGACCTCGGGTGGGTCATCGTGGGTGAGGTCTGTCTGGGAACGGCTCACCGACCAGCCAATGTTAACGTGTTCAGGACAAACATACTTCAAAATGGTCGCACATCCTATCTGAGCCCTTGCCCTGACATCATCCAGGTAAAAGAGAACTACAACAGCGTAGCTCAGaaacacatctctccctctacaatGCACTCGGGAGATCCAAGCACAACTGTGAACACAGACAACCTGGGATGTTCCGTGTTCGACAAAACACAAGACGATGATAAACCAGCACCATCAGTGGAGGACAAAGCCTTTTTggacattatggacaaacaggttTTCCAGGATGATGGAAACAACTGGGTGGCTCCACTACCCTTTCGCCCCACTCGACGTCGCCTTCCTAATAACAGGGAGCAGGCCATAAACCGTCTCACATCACTTCGCAGGACTTTAGACAAAAAGCCTGACATGAAGCGTCATTTTATTGACTTCATGCAAAAGATGCTGGATAACGACCAAGCCGAACCTTCACCGCCACTAGAGGGAGACAAAGAATGTTGGTATCTACCCATATTTGGTGTTTACCATCCACAAAAGCCTGAACAAATAAGAGTAGTATTTGACTCCAGTGCTAAGTGTCAAGGCGTGTCACTTAACGATGTTCTGCTCAGTGGTCCAGACTTAAACAACACACTCTTGGGTGTCCTAATGCGCTTCCGCAAGGATTGCATTGCACTAACAGCAGATGTGCAACAAATGTTTTACTGTTTTGGTGTACGTGAGGATCACAGAGATTACTTAAGGTTTCTCTGGTATGAAGACAACAATCCAGATAGAAACATAACTGAGTACAGGATGAAAGTCCATGTATTTGGGAACAGCCCTTCACCAGCCGTAGCCATCTACTGCATGAGACGAGCAGCGCTACAGGGTGAGAAGGAACACGGATCAGAACCCAAGCAATATGTAGTGAGGAACTTCTACGTCGATGATGGGCTGACATCAGTAGCTACTACAGAAGAAGCTATCAACATTCTAAGAAAAACACAAGCAATGTTGGCGGAGtccaacatgaaactacacaagaTTGCATCCAATAGCAAAACAGTTATGGAAGCCTTCCCTATGGAGGACCGTGCAAAAGACTTAAAAGATCTGGACCTAGGAGTGGATCCTCTCCCCTTTCAACGGAGTCTGGGACTTTCCTGGAACCTGGAAACAGACAGCTTCTCATTCCAGGTGTCCCACAATGAGAAGCCTTTTACGCGGAGAGGCATCCTGTCCACAGTGAATAGTCTTTATGACCCCCTTGGGTTCGTGGCTCCAATAATCAATGCGAGACCCCTAGTGTCAGTGTCAACCGACCCTGACATGCCTGCCATTCTCACACCCTCAATGTTACTGACACAAAAGACCAGCGCTACCTCAGCCCCTTCTGGATACTTCAGCATGAACGACCTTCATGGAAAACAGTGGAAGCAAGTCCAGTGTCTCGCTGACACCTTTTGGAAAAGGTGGAGACAGGAGTACCTGACAACGCTGCAGAGACGCAGAAAATGGACAGCAGAAAAGCCAAATGTAAAAGTGGGAGATGTTGTCTTATTGAAAGACAGTCAGGCACACAGAAATGACTGGCCAGTCGGGCTTGTGGTCAAAACCTTTCCCAGTACTGACAAAAAGGTTAGGAAAGTAGAACTAAAAATTGTCAAGCAAGGAGCTGCTAAGGTGTTTCTGAGACCAATCTCAGAGATTGTTGTTCTTCTTTCTGAAGCATCCTAG
- the LOC139545635 gene encoding RING finger and CHY zinc finger domain-containing protein 1-like, whose amino-acid sequence MASLVGCEHYVRSCLLKAPCCGKAYVCRLCHDAEEDHQMDRFLVKEVQCSVCTTVQQAQQTCVECNVTFGEYYCDICHLFDKDKKQYHCQPCGICRIGPREKYFHCEKCNLCLAGDLRGNHKCVENVSRQNCPVCMEDIHTSRIGAQILPCGHLLHKTCFDDMVQTGAYRCPLCMHSAWNMEHNWEQMDKEITQSPMPTEYQDATVKIICNDCQTHCTVPFHVLGMKCTGCGSYNTAQNGGLIRQPQEPQPQEPEQQPQSPVPEP is encoded by the exons aTGGCTTCTCTGGTTGGATGCGAACACTACGTGCGCAGCTGTTTGTTGAAA GCTCCGTGTTGTGGTAAAGCATATGTTTGTCGCCTGTGCCATGACGCTGAGGAGGACCATCAAATGGACCGCTTCCTGGTCAAAGAAGTGCAGTGCTCAGTCTGCACAACAGTACAACAG GCACAACAAACTTGCGTGGAGTGTAATGTGACCTTTGGGGAATATTACTGTGATATCTGTCACCTGTTTGATAAAGACAAGAAGCAGTATCACTGTCAGCCCTGTGGAATTTGCAG GATCGGACCAAGGGAGAAATACTTCCACTGTGAGAAGTGCAATCTCTGTTTAGCCGGAGATCTAAGAGGAAATCACAAG TGTGTTGAAAATGTTTCAAGACAGAACTGCCCAGTGTGTATGGAG GATATCCACACATCCAGAATAGGAGCCCAAATTCTTCCATGTGGCCATCTTCTACACAA AACATGCTTTGATGACATGGTCCAAACTGG TGCGTATCGATGCCCACTCTGTATGCACTCTGCTTGGAATATGGAGCACAACTGGGAGCAGATGGACAAGGAGATCACTCAGTCACCCATGCCCACTGAATACCAGGATGCCACTGTGAAG ATCATATGTAATGACTGCCAAACCCACTGTACGGTGCCTTTCCATGTTCTGGGAATGAAGTGCACTGGCTGTGGGTCCTACAACACAGCACAGAATGGTGGGCTGATACGGCAGCCCCAGGAACCACAGCCCCAGGAGCCAGAGCAGCAGCCCCAGTCTCCAGTGCCagaaccatag